A section of the Spirosoma pollinicola genome encodes:
- a CDS encoding SDR family NAD(P)-dependent oxidoreductase, which translates to MDKDLQGKTALITGAASGIGQAVALLYGQHGANVMLSDVNETLGLEVTEQVKALGANAQFFKADVSDPVQCQLLIQETVSAFGQLDIACNNAGIGGELNLTADYSIEGWQHIINVNLNSVFYCLKYELEAMLKQNIKGAIINMASILGQVGTAMSPGYVAAKHGIVGLTQTAGIEYAASGIRINAVGPAYINTPLLSQLSDDVKQMLIGMHPIGRLGRSEEVAELVLWLSTDKASFVTGSYYPIDGGYLAK; encoded by the coding sequence ATGGATAAGGACTTGCAGGGAAAAACAGCCCTGATAACCGGAGCGGCTTCGGGCATTGGCCAGGCCGTTGCCTTACTTTATGGCCAGCATGGGGCCAATGTAATGCTATCAGACGTAAATGAAACCCTTGGGCTGGAAGTAACCGAACAGGTGAAAGCCCTGGGCGCAAATGCTCAATTTTTCAAAGCCGATGTAAGCGACCCGGTTCAGTGCCAGCTACTAATTCAGGAAACCGTTTCGGCATTTGGTCAACTGGATATAGCCTGTAACAATGCGGGCATTGGTGGCGAACTGAACCTGACCGCCGATTACTCGATCGAGGGCTGGCAGCATATTATCAACGTCAATCTGAACAGTGTATTCTATTGTCTCAAGTATGAACTGGAGGCCATGCTGAAACAGAACATCAAAGGGGCCATTATTAATATGGCATCCATTTTAGGGCAGGTGGGCACGGCTATGTCGCCGGGTTATGTGGCCGCCAAGCATGGCATAGTGGGTCTAACGCAAACGGCAGGTATTGAATATGCGGCTTCGGGCATCCGTATCAATGCCGTTGGCCCAGCCTACATCAACACGCCTTTGTTAAGTCAACTGTCCGACGATGTTAAACAGATGCTTATCGGTATGCACCCCATCGGGCGACTGGGTCGTTCAGAAGAAGTGGCTGAACTGGTTCTCTGGCTGTCGACGGATAAGGCTTCGTTTGTTACTGGTTCGTATTACCCGATTGATGGCGGGTATCTGGCGAAGTAA